From one Phycodurus eques isolate BA_2022a chromosome 6, UOR_Pequ_1.1, whole genome shotgun sequence genomic stretch:
- the nacc1b gene encoding nucleus accumbens-associated protein 1 isoform X3, protein MAACGAAEGHNTTNTISELPRPRCCSSANEFQAPHRPCGAGHSVMAQTLQMAIPNFGNNVLECLNEQRLQGLYCDVSVVVKGHAFKAHRAVLAASSSYFRDLFNAGGKSSVVELPAAVQPQSFQQILAFCYTGRLSMNVGDQFLLMYTAGFLQIQQIMEKGTEFFLKVSSPSCDSQSLHAEETEPQSPVTQTVGVAGGTPVARPAACLTPLPLMSKVKTEQTSTTPQTQQQEGFPYSVVCIPVAKRLWEGGNGGGASASGGGGQRKAARYSSTSSSSFTSNAATQDASGRGGAPTLLAGGANSNNNSSSNNNNSNNGGTPEGTSPGTLSLYTSDSPISYHDDEEEDEMADESAEEQYRQICNIYTMYSMLNANATVPGEKVEALPDTAPDSGRRGGRPRQELASLPSELISQIGNRCHPKLYEEGDPAEKLELVSGTSVFISRAQLMNCHVSAGTRHKVLLRRLLAAFFDRSTLANSCGTGIRSSTNDPSRKPLDNRVLHAVKFYCQNFAPSFRESEMNAIAADMCTNARRVVRKSWIPKLKLLMADSDAYSTFLADNVKMEADGLGGEQGFDAASLEVATGGNEGGATATDALQDGGGGGDGSTLF, encoded by the exons ccCTCACAGACCCTGTGGTGCTGGGCACAGCGTTATGGCTCAGACGCTACAGATGGCGATCCCCAACTTTGGCAACAACGTCCTGGAGTGTCTGAATGAGCAGCGTCTGCAGGGCCTCTACTGTGATGTCTCCGTGGTGGTCAAGGGACACGCTTTCAAG GCCCACCGTGCAGTGCTGGCGGCCAGCTCATCATACTTCCGCGACCTGTTCAACGCGGGCGGCAAGAGCTCGGTGGTGGAGCTGCCTGCCGCCGTGCAGCCACAGAGCTTCCAGCAGATCCTGGCCTTCTGCTATACGGGCCGCCTCAGCATGAACGTGGGGGACCAGTTCCTGCTCATGTACACCGCAGGCTTCCTGCAGATCCAGCAGATCATGGAGAAGGGCACAGAGTTTTTCCTCAAG GTCTCGTCCCCGAGCTGCGACTCGCAGAGCCTCCACGCCGAGGAGACGGAGCCTCAGAGTCCTGTCACTCAGACGGTCGGAGTGGCGGGCGGTACCCCGGTTGCCAGACCCGCGGCTTGTTTGACACCGCTACCTCTGATGTCCAAAGTGAAGACAGAGCAGACGTCCACCACGCCTCAGACTCAACAG CAGGAGGGCTTCCCCTACTCGGTGGTCTGTATCCCAGTGGCCAAGCGACTGTGGGAGGGTGGCAATGGAGGGGGCGCTTCTGCAAGTGGCGGTGGCGGCCAAAGAAAGGCGGCGCGCTACTCTTCCACGTCGTCCTCCTCCTTCACCTCCAATGCCGCTACCCAGGATGCCTCTGGCCGGGGGGGCGCCCCAACATTACTGGCAGGAGGCgccaacagcaacaacaacagcagcagtaacaacaataatagtaataacgGTGGGACCCCCGAAGGCACGAGTCCAGGCACGCTCAGTCTGTACACCAGCGACTCGCCAATCAGTTACCACGAcgacgaggaagaggatgagATGGCGGACGAGAGCGCCGAAGAGCAGTACAGGCAAATCTGCAACATTTACACCATGTACAGCATGCTCAACGCCAACGCCACAG TGCCCGGTGAGAAGGTGGAGGCACTGCCGGACACCGCCCCGGACTCGGGGCGCCGAGGTGGTCGCCCCCGGCAGGAGCTGGCGTCGCTGCCGTCTGAGCTGATAAGCCAGATCGGCAACCGCTGCCACCCCAAGCTTTACGAGGAGGGCGACCCGGCCGAGAAGCTGGAGCTGGTGAGCGGAACCTCAGTGTTCATCTCACGGGCGCAGCTCATGAACTGCCACGTCAGCGCCGGCACGCGACACAAGGTTCTGCTCAGGCGGCTGCTGGCCGCCTTCTTTGACAG GAGCACCCTGGCTAACAGCTGCGGGACCGGCATCCGCTCGTCCACCAATGACCCAAGTCGCAAGCCGCTGGACAACAGAGTGCTGCACGCCGTCAAAT TCTACTGCCAGAACTTTGCGCCCAGCTTCCGGGAAAGCGAGATGAATGCCATCGCTGCCGACATGTGCACCAACGCCCGCCGCGTAGTCCGCAAGAGCTGGATCCCCAAACTCAAACTCCTGATGGCAGACAGCGATGCCTACTCTACCTTCTTGGCTGACAACGTCAAGATGGAGGCCGATGGGCTAGGTGGTGAGCAGGGCTTTGACGCCGCCTCCCTGGAGGTAGCAACCGGGGGTAATGAAGGAGGGGCGACGGCCACCGACGCCCTCCAGgacggcggaggaggaggagatggtaGCACTTTGTTTTGA
- the nacc1b gene encoding nucleus accumbens-associated protein 1 isoform X2 yields the protein MAQTLQMAIPNFGNNVLECLNEQRLQGLYCDVSVVVKGHAFKAHRAVLAASSSYFRDLFNAGGKSSVVELPAAVQPQSFQQILAFCYTGRLSMNVGDQFLLMYTAGFLQIQQIMEKGTEFFLKVSSPSCDSQSLHAEETEPQSPVTQTVGVAGGTPVARPAACLTPLPLMSKVKTEQTSTTPQTQQEGFPYSVVCIPVAKRLWEGGNGGGASASGGGGQRKAARYSSTSSSSFTSNAATQDASGRGGAPTLLAGGANSNNNSSSNNNNSNNGGTPEGTSPGTLSLYTSDSPISYHDDEEEDEMADESAEEQYRQICNIYTMYSMLNANATVPGEKVEALPDTAPDSGRRGGRPRQELASLPSELISQIGNRCHPKLYEEGDPAEKLELVSGTSVFISRAQLMNCHVSAGTRHKVLLRRLLAAFFDRSTLANSCGTGIRSSTNDPSRKPLDNRVLHAVKFYCQNFAPSFRESEMNAIAADMCTNARRVVRKSWIPKLKLLMADSDAYSTFLADNVKMEADGLGGEQGFDAASLEVATGGNEGGATATDALQDGGGGGDGSTLF from the exons ATGGCTCAGACGCTACAGATGGCGATCCCCAACTTTGGCAACAACGTCCTGGAGTGTCTGAATGAGCAGCGTCTGCAGGGCCTCTACTGTGATGTCTCCGTGGTGGTCAAGGGACACGCTTTCAAG GCCCACCGTGCAGTGCTGGCGGCCAGCTCATCATACTTCCGCGACCTGTTCAACGCGGGCGGCAAGAGCTCGGTGGTGGAGCTGCCTGCCGCCGTGCAGCCACAGAGCTTCCAGCAGATCCTGGCCTTCTGCTATACGGGCCGCCTCAGCATGAACGTGGGGGACCAGTTCCTGCTCATGTACACCGCAGGCTTCCTGCAGATCCAGCAGATCATGGAGAAGGGCACAGAGTTTTTCCTCAAG GTCTCGTCCCCGAGCTGCGACTCGCAGAGCCTCCACGCCGAGGAGACGGAGCCTCAGAGTCCTGTCACTCAGACGGTCGGAGTGGCGGGCGGTACCCCGGTTGCCAGACCCGCGGCTTGTTTGACACCGCTACCTCTGATGTCCAAAGTGAAGACAGAGCAGACGTCCACCACGCCTCAGACTCAACAG GAGGGCTTCCCCTACTCGGTGGTCTGTATCCCAGTGGCCAAGCGACTGTGGGAGGGTGGCAATGGAGGGGGCGCTTCTGCAAGTGGCGGTGGCGGCCAAAGAAAGGCGGCGCGCTACTCTTCCACGTCGTCCTCCTCCTTCACCTCCAATGCCGCTACCCAGGATGCCTCTGGCCGGGGGGGCGCCCCAACATTACTGGCAGGAGGCgccaacagcaacaacaacagcagcagtaacaacaataatagtaataacgGTGGGACCCCCGAAGGCACGAGTCCAGGCACGCTCAGTCTGTACACCAGCGACTCGCCAATCAGTTACCACGAcgacgaggaagaggatgagATGGCGGACGAGAGCGCCGAAGAGCAGTACAGGCAAATCTGCAACATTTACACCATGTACAGCATGCTCAACGCCAACGCCACAG TGCCCGGTGAGAAGGTGGAGGCACTGCCGGACACCGCCCCGGACTCGGGGCGCCGAGGTGGTCGCCCCCGGCAGGAGCTGGCGTCGCTGCCGTCTGAGCTGATAAGCCAGATCGGCAACCGCTGCCACCCCAAGCTTTACGAGGAGGGCGACCCGGCCGAGAAGCTGGAGCTGGTGAGCGGAACCTCAGTGTTCATCTCACGGGCGCAGCTCATGAACTGCCACGTCAGCGCCGGCACGCGACACAAGGTTCTGCTCAGGCGGCTGCTGGCCGCCTTCTTTGACAG GAGCACCCTGGCTAACAGCTGCGGGACCGGCATCCGCTCGTCCACCAATGACCCAAGTCGCAAGCCGCTGGACAACAGAGTGCTGCACGCCGTCAAAT TCTACTGCCAGAACTTTGCGCCCAGCTTCCGGGAAAGCGAGATGAATGCCATCGCTGCCGACATGTGCACCAACGCCCGCCGCGTAGTCCGCAAGAGCTGGATCCCCAAACTCAAACTCCTGATGGCAGACAGCGATGCCTACTCTACCTTCTTGGCTGACAACGTCAAGATGGAGGCCGATGGGCTAGGTGGTGAGCAGGGCTTTGACGCCGCCTCCCTGGAGGTAGCAACCGGGGGTAATGAAGGAGGGGCGACGGCCACCGACGCCCTCCAGgacggcggaggaggaggagatggtaGCACTTTGTTTTGA
- the nacc1b gene encoding nucleus accumbens-associated protein 1 isoform X1, whose protein sequence is MAQTLQMAIPNFGNNVLECLNEQRLQGLYCDVSVVVKGHAFKAHRAVLAASSSYFRDLFNAGGKSSVVELPAAVQPQSFQQILAFCYTGRLSMNVGDQFLLMYTAGFLQIQQIMEKGTEFFLKVSSPSCDSQSLHAEETEPQSPVTQTVGVAGGTPVARPAACLTPLPLMSKVKTEQTSTTPQTQQQEGFPYSVVCIPVAKRLWEGGNGGGASASGGGGQRKAARYSSTSSSSFTSNAATQDASGRGGAPTLLAGGANSNNNSSSNNNNSNNGGTPEGTSPGTLSLYTSDSPISYHDDEEEDEMADESAEEQYRQICNIYTMYSMLNANATVPGEKVEALPDTAPDSGRRGGRPRQELASLPSELISQIGNRCHPKLYEEGDPAEKLELVSGTSVFISRAQLMNCHVSAGTRHKVLLRRLLAAFFDRSTLANSCGTGIRSSTNDPSRKPLDNRVLHAVKFYCQNFAPSFRESEMNAIAADMCTNARRVVRKSWIPKLKLLMADSDAYSTFLADNVKMEADGLGGEQGFDAASLEVATGGNEGGATATDALQDGGGGGDGSTLF, encoded by the exons ATGGCTCAGACGCTACAGATGGCGATCCCCAACTTTGGCAACAACGTCCTGGAGTGTCTGAATGAGCAGCGTCTGCAGGGCCTCTACTGTGATGTCTCCGTGGTGGTCAAGGGACACGCTTTCAAG GCCCACCGTGCAGTGCTGGCGGCCAGCTCATCATACTTCCGCGACCTGTTCAACGCGGGCGGCAAGAGCTCGGTGGTGGAGCTGCCTGCCGCCGTGCAGCCACAGAGCTTCCAGCAGATCCTGGCCTTCTGCTATACGGGCCGCCTCAGCATGAACGTGGGGGACCAGTTCCTGCTCATGTACACCGCAGGCTTCCTGCAGATCCAGCAGATCATGGAGAAGGGCACAGAGTTTTTCCTCAAG GTCTCGTCCCCGAGCTGCGACTCGCAGAGCCTCCACGCCGAGGAGACGGAGCCTCAGAGTCCTGTCACTCAGACGGTCGGAGTGGCGGGCGGTACCCCGGTTGCCAGACCCGCGGCTTGTTTGACACCGCTACCTCTGATGTCCAAAGTGAAGACAGAGCAGACGTCCACCACGCCTCAGACTCAACAG CAGGAGGGCTTCCCCTACTCGGTGGTCTGTATCCCAGTGGCCAAGCGACTGTGGGAGGGTGGCAATGGAGGGGGCGCTTCTGCAAGTGGCGGTGGCGGCCAAAGAAAGGCGGCGCGCTACTCTTCCACGTCGTCCTCCTCCTTCACCTCCAATGCCGCTACCCAGGATGCCTCTGGCCGGGGGGGCGCCCCAACATTACTGGCAGGAGGCgccaacagcaacaacaacagcagcagtaacaacaataatagtaataacgGTGGGACCCCCGAAGGCACGAGTCCAGGCACGCTCAGTCTGTACACCAGCGACTCGCCAATCAGTTACCACGAcgacgaggaagaggatgagATGGCGGACGAGAGCGCCGAAGAGCAGTACAGGCAAATCTGCAACATTTACACCATGTACAGCATGCTCAACGCCAACGCCACAG TGCCCGGTGAGAAGGTGGAGGCACTGCCGGACACCGCCCCGGACTCGGGGCGCCGAGGTGGTCGCCCCCGGCAGGAGCTGGCGTCGCTGCCGTCTGAGCTGATAAGCCAGATCGGCAACCGCTGCCACCCCAAGCTTTACGAGGAGGGCGACCCGGCCGAGAAGCTGGAGCTGGTGAGCGGAACCTCAGTGTTCATCTCACGGGCGCAGCTCATGAACTGCCACGTCAGCGCCGGCACGCGACACAAGGTTCTGCTCAGGCGGCTGCTGGCCGCCTTCTTTGACAG GAGCACCCTGGCTAACAGCTGCGGGACCGGCATCCGCTCGTCCACCAATGACCCAAGTCGCAAGCCGCTGGACAACAGAGTGCTGCACGCCGTCAAAT TCTACTGCCAGAACTTTGCGCCCAGCTTCCGGGAAAGCGAGATGAATGCCATCGCTGCCGACATGTGCACCAACGCCCGCCGCGTAGTCCGCAAGAGCTGGATCCCCAAACTCAAACTCCTGATGGCAGACAGCGATGCCTACTCTACCTTCTTGGCTGACAACGTCAAGATGGAGGCCGATGGGCTAGGTGGTGAGCAGGGCTTTGACGCCGCCTCCCTGGAGGTAGCAACCGGGGGTAATGAAGGAGGGGCGACGGCCACCGACGCCCTCCAGgacggcggaggaggaggagatggtaGCACTTTGTTTTGA